Genomic window (Mustela erminea isolate mMusErm1 chromosome X, mMusErm1.Pri, whole genome shotgun sequence):
TTGCCCTATTGATTCTTGCTCTTATACTTATTATTTACATCACTATTGttagctcttttcttttccagttttttaagtGAAGGCTTGGGACATTAAGGTTAATCTTTCCTGACATAGCCATCTAGTGTAACAAGTTTTCCTTTTAGCACTGctttatatcatatttttattttgttcaattgaaaaagttttgcattttcttttgtgttcttctTTGACTTATGATTTATTTAGGACTTTATTTCTTAGGTTTCACGTACATTGAGATTTTCAaggtatatttctatttttaatttctaattttattccattgtggccagagaacatactttatatgttataagttttttttatctttttatgacaAAGAATATGGTCTGTTTTGGTAAATGTGGTATGAATACTTGAAatttgaacattctttttttaagatttttatttatttgacagagagaaagtacatATACTTGAAAAGTATGtgtattctccttttttttggtTGGACTGTTCTATAAATGCCAATCAAGTCAAGTCAGTTGATAGTGTAGTTCTTTTTTCTGTTGCCTTTACCTATTTTCTACCTACTGTTATATTGCTTATATTGCTTATTGAGAACTGTTGGAATCACGATAATTAGAGATAACCTGTTTCTCATTTCAGTTCTCAATCTTTGCTTCATGTGTTTAGATGTAATGTGATTAGGTGCAGAAATATTTAGGATTGTTATGTACTCTTAATGAATTGACCCCTTCATTATGAAATGGCCCTCTTTATTTCTAGCAATATTTTTTGCtctaatatatcttttttctgatattaaaatagCCATTCCAAccttcttttgattagtgttggCATGGTGCAccattttccatccttttatttaatttatttatttatttagaaataaacacttttttattaacatataatgtattatttgccccagcagtacaggtctgtgaatcatcaggtttatacacttcacagctctcataccctcccccatgtccataacccaactaccctctccataCCTgacctctggcaaccctcagtttgttttgtaacatAAAGCATAAGAgcctcatatggtttgtctccctcctgatccaatcttgtttcattgtttttcttccctaccttccaaaccccccactttgcctctcaaattccttatatcagggatgatatgataattatctttctctgattgacttattgaCTTATTACcagggagatgatatgataattatctttctctgattgacttatttcactcagcataatgccctctaattccattcacgtcattgcaaatggcaagatttcgtttcttttgattgCTGCACAGTATtctattatagatatatataccacatctttatctattcatcggttgatggacattatccttttatttttaatttatttacagcTTTATATTTAAGGTGGATTTCTCTCAGTAGgtaattttgtatcttgctttaaaaaaaaaagccaatttcactatctctgccttttaaagtagatgtttgaattatttatatttaacatgaTGATGATatcattttattgcttttctatttgttttatctatttttgttacattttcttctctttctgcctccctaccaattatctttattattctatttttagaacatttcttgCTTTATTAGCAATAATTTATCTTTAAGTTCAACAACATACATATTTATCACAATCTGCCTACAAGTTATTATATTACATCACGTGCAGTATAAAAAACTTTCAAcagtatatttctattttgtcttCTCCTGGCCTGTGTGCTATTGTtgtcatactatatatatatatatattttttttttctttttttttgaactttaaagatcagatttatttggagaaaacaaaacaaaacaaaaaagcccacaACCCAAAGGATGGGATTTTACATCTCAAGAGATCTCCCAGGTGTTAAGTCTACAGATTACAAATCATTTTCATAGAAGATATTTTGTacaaattttacatgtattaaggAGCGGGACAGAACCCGTTTCTATGGAaacaggggcaggaggggagtgGGAAAAAACAGTTTTGGATACAACCATTTGGAAGGAGTAGACCCAAAGAGGGCAAAACCTACCTTTTCAATGGTAttgaaacaaaaaacccaacaacaacaacaaaacaccaacCCCTTTCAGCCTTGGGTATTTCTCTAAAATCCACTTCCTGGCTACTGGCCAATCCAAGCCAATTATTTAAAGTTACTTCACTTGGTCAGTCTTTTTATGTCCACGGGGTAAAGGACTCATTAGCTCATTGCTGCAGCACTCCACTGACACGTCTGCTGGAAGGGCAGGGTCTAACCTAGGACTGATGGGAGAAGGGCTCGCGAACAGGAGACCAAGGTGTCATTTCTCTGCCGGTCTCAGTATTACCCATAAGGACACCGTCCCCTGGGCTGACAGTACAAAGGTGCACATAAAAGGAGGGAAGTTAAGCTCTTGTGGTACAACAGAAACCAGGACCTTGTTAAACAGTTCTCTccattattatttgttcttttgagggaagcttaagaaaagaaaacaaaaaaaaaccctcaaaaccaCCAAAAACCACACATTGGTTGAGGCCACATTATAAATCCAAACACTGGTATGGAATTTCAGTGGAGAAGGAAAActtaagaacaaaaccaaaaagccccCATCAAGGTTGTAAGAACAGCTCACAGTGTCCCTATTTTCCATCCTCACTCACCACCCAAGACCATTAATTCCAGTTTTCTGAGGTGTAACAGGGGTCAAAGAAATCGAAGCAGGAATGGAGGAAAAGGAGTGAGAGTCCAAAAGACACGAAAGAGCCAAGATTTGCTGGAGAAGAGCCTGTGATTCCTTATTTGCTTCTGCTCCCTGGGGTGGACAGAGAAAGCCCAGGTCAGGTGTGTGGTTTAAGCAGAAGCTGCTTTGGGGGAGCTAACAGCGAACAGTAGCATGAGGATAGGAGACCAGGAGGAGAGCCTACATTTTCAAAGCTTCAAGATTTCAACAGACTGTGGATATATGTGAACTTCCAGAAAGGATAGTGTTTAAGAAAGGGCAAAACCAGGACACAGTAAAGACTTGGGAATTCCCATGATCCTGAAATGCTTCCTGCTCCAGTGTTCACTGGAGGTCATGCCATTTCCCCCCAATCATTGGTGCAAAATAATTAGTCCCTTTCCCATAGCCTCTTTTCAAACTACGACTTCCCTGCGTATTTTGGTCACCAAGCAGTCCTGTTCTTTAGTGGTCCAGAGACTCACTCCCAACTACCCCCCTGGGGGGTAAAAATGAAGGAATCCCCCCAGGAAGCCCCAGGAACTCCGAATTAAGaaagaggaggggcaggcagcCTCCTAGAGACTAGAACTTCAGAGACTAAACCTACCTTTCCAAGGATGGAAAATTTATTCAGATAATGTTTGAGAATTCATATATGCCACAACAGGATCATAAGAATTAAAAGGTAGAAATCTCACACTCTTCCTTAAGCCTGCCCTACTGTTCAACCAGGTTCCAGACACTGCATCGCTGTCACTGCCATTCTGCTAAATGGAGGCCCCCAGGTACTAATCATACAGGCAACTGCATGTGTCGCAAAAACGCACAACCTTCCCATGAAAAGCTGTacgtctctttctctctggctacATTGGCGATTCTCCAGTTAGTTCAATACTTTAAAGGCTGcagcagcatgcaaaagaatttcatttcattttgttttttgttttttgtttttttaaaaaaaagttaagaaaggtCTCCAGGAGATGGTGAGTTTTATTGTCTTGTCTGGAGAGAGGTTTGATTTGCTCTCGAATGTTCCAGGGTGGAGAGACTAGGAGAAAGCACAGGATGCAGAGGTCTATTCGGTGTAATCGTCTCCCTCGTTCTCATCTTCGCCATCAACAGAGAGAGCAGCGTACTTGCTTGCAGAACTGAACTTGGAAGCTGGATTTTCTTCAGGTTTCTTTGGCTCAGGTGCAGATCGGGAGTCTTGATCCTTTTTCCCATCTTTCCTATCTGACTCCTTCCAGTGGTCCTTGTTCCCTCCGTCTCCTGGGCCACGGCTGGAGTTCCCACTTTGGCCTTTTGGGACACTCACCCCATCTACtttgttttcatctctccttGCTGGTCCTTCCTCAGGTGGTTGAGCTGGAACTACTTTCCCCCCACCACTGGTAAGGGATGGCTGCTCTGTGTCTGAGCTCTGCGATCGAGCAGGAGGGTTGGAACTTCGCTTCACCCAAGCATTCTCCTTTGGCGGAGGGGCTGGCATTACCTTCAGAGGCTGTTCAGATTTGGGAGGCTTGGAAGTTGGAGAGTGACAGTCTTCCTCTTTACTGGGTGCTTCATTTTCTAGAGacttttcactctctctccttcgTGCATTTCTGCCAGATGTGGCCGAGGTCCCAGTCTGCGATGACTCACTTCCTGTCCTGGACCGTTCTCGTTCCTGAGTCTCTTCACTTTGCCAGCTTGGGTGTCTCTCCCAGGGCCGACGGTCTAGTTTTGGCTCATCCAGTTGGCGCTGcagcttctcctgctccttctgcagCCGCTCTTCTACTTCTCGCTCTCTAGCAGCTGTGTCAACAGACTTTGCCCCTCCAAAGATAGAGGCCGCTCGAGTGGACTGGGAGGTGCTAGCAGAGGAATCATCTTCCTTAGGTGTACTCCGAGGCTTTAGATTCAGTTTGGGTCTTTGAGGGGGACCTCTATCATCACGCCTATAGTCACCCCGAGAGTAATCATCTCTGGAGCTCCATGACCGATCGTCTTGTCTGTCGTATCTGTCTTCATAGCGGTCCCTGCCTCCTCTGTAGTCGTCATCCCTACGGTACCCACTACCAAATGCTCTTCTGCCACTGCCTATCCTGGAATCGTAGCCTCTGTCGTAGTCTCTGCTGCCTCGGTCATCATAGCGATCCCGGCCCCCATATCGATCCATATCTCGGCGTGGGCCATCACGATACCCATCCCGATACCCATCGCGGTATCGATCTGAATCATAACGATCTCGATACTTGTCTCCAAAACTATCATCACCTCTCCTCGGCGGGTAGTCATCGAAGCTGTCTGTGGCAGGACACGCCCTCCAGTCTGTATCTGTTTTGTCAGAATCCCGATTTCTATCTCGGCCAAAAGAACGATCATCCCTGTCTTTATCCTGTGCTTGATCAGCAACGTCCACTCGAATTCTCCTATTACCTAGAGACTCTTCGTTGAGGCTCAGGGCACTGAGCAAAGAATCCAGGTCCTCAAACTCAGCATAACCAAAACCTTTCAACCTCTCTGGATTGCTGGGTTCACGAGGTAAACGCACTGCACTGATATTTAATCCTCTAAAGAATTCCTTAATGGATTCTTCTGTCACATCATAGGGCAGGTTCCCTAGAAAAGCAGTATAGGGTGGCAATTTCGGAAGACGGCTCCGGTCGATATTGGGTTCCCGAGCAGCCCGTGGAGCAGTGGGCAGGATAGAACGGTCAATTGGAGGTGCCCTATACACTTCGTCATCATTACTGTGCCAAGTGGTTGAAACATGTCCTTCCAGGTCATCTGTTTCATCAGCCCAGCTGACTGGTTTGGGGACATAGGTGCTtcctcccccagtccctccaTCCTCAGCCAGAAAGTCTGTTAGGGAGATAGTTTTCcccttcttattcttcttttttgctgaGGCCGCCATGTTgggagatatatttattttatttctgctttacatAGTCATTTATCATTTACAGAGATTTGGAAAAAATCTATCTTATATTTACTTAcatagtttttatttgtgttgctcttccctcctttgtataaattcatatttctatctggtattatttttcttctgtctgacACACTTCCATTTACATGTCTTGCAGTATACATCTGTTGGTGAATTTTTCAGCTTCTATGAGtctgaaaaagtatttattgtgctatattttttaaatgtattatctctGGTTACATATTTCTAGATTGACAGGTTTTATCCAGTACGTCAAAGCTATTGCTAACTACATTCTTGTTTGGTTATTTCTGACAAGAAGTCTGCTGTCCTTCTAAAATTTTCCCTCTGAAcataatgttttgttttactgtttgcttttttttttaatttcttttcagtgttccataattcattgtttatgtttgcttttaagattttctctttatctgaaggaaagcagaaaatgtatttgaataaaaaatgaaaaaaacgttctaaatttgatgaaaattataattCTCACCAAGAATCTCAAAAGAtaagaaacattaataaaattacaCAAAGGGATATGATCAAATTGCTTACAACTAGCGATAAAGGTaaatatggtctctgttactctATGTTAACCAATAGCAAAAAGCTCTACCCAGATTTTTCATGGACAGTCAAACTCTACATGTCTACAAGTTAATTTCCACCTCTTCCCCTACCTTATATGTTCCAGCCACAACtccaaaagaaatagaataaaaccaAATAACCTGCTCCTCTtctaatgttttctgttttagaaaatagCACCAGGGAAGGAGTTAAGATGAGGG
Coding sequences:
- the LOC116582602 gene encoding eukaryotic translation initiation factor 4B-like, coding for MAASAKKKNKKGKTISLTDFLAEDGGTGGGSTYVPKPVSWADETDDLEGHVSTTWHSNDDEVYRAPPIDRSILPTAPRAAREPNIDRSRLPKLPPYTAFLGNLPYDVTEESIKEFFRGLNISAVRLPREPSNPERLKGFGYAEFEDLDSLLSALSLNEESLGNRRIRVDVADQAQDKDRDDRSFGRDRNRDSDKTDTDWRACPATDSFDDYPPRRGDDSFGDKYRDRYDSDRYRDGYRDGYRDGPRRDMDRYGGRDRYDDRGSRDYDRGYDSRIGSGRRAFGSGYRRDDDYRGGRDRYEDRYDRQDDRSWSSRDDYSRGDYRRDDRGPPQRPKLNLKPRSTPKEDDSSASTSQSTRAASIFGGAKSVDTAAREREVEERLQKEQEKLQRQLDEPKLDRRPWERHPSWQSEETQERERSRTGSESSQTGTSATSGRNARRRESEKSLENEAPSKEEDCHSPTSKPPKSEQPLKVMPAPPPKENAWVKRSSNPPARSQSSDTEQPSLTSGGGKVVPAQPPEEGPARRDENKVDGVSVPKGQSGNSSRGPGDGGNKDHWKESDRKDGKKDQDSRSAPEPKKPEENPASKFSSASKYAALSVDGEDENEGDDYTE